A window of the Pseudoalteromonas sp. A25 genome harbors these coding sequences:
- the rpsM gene encoding 30S ribosomal protein S13, with protein MARIAGINVPDHKHAVIGLTSIYGVGKTRAKAILAATGIAETTKIGELSDETLDVLREEVGKYTVEGDLRREVTLNIKRLMDLGCFRGLRHRRSLPLRGQRTKTNARTRKGPRKPIKK; from the coding sequence GTGGCCCGTATCGCTGGCATTAACGTCCCTGATCATAAGCATGCAGTTATTGGTTTAACTAGCATCTATGGTGTAGGTAAAACTCGCGCTAAGGCGATCTTAGCAGCGACTGGTATCGCCGAAACTACAAAAATCGGTGAACTTTCAGACGAAACACTTGACGTACTTCGTGAAGAAGTTGGCAAGTACACTGTCGAAGGTGATCTTCGTCGTGAAGTGACTTTAAACATCAAGCGTCTTATGGACCTTGGTTGTTTCCGTGGCTTACGTCATCGTCGTTCGTTACCACTACGTGGTCAACGTACTAAGACTAACGCGCGTACTCGTAAGGGTCCACGCAAGCCTATCAAGAAATAA
- a CDS encoding alpha/beta fold hydrolase, producing the protein MMAQGYRVGEVSRQFHFAVGDGHQIYVEEYGKADGLPVIVNHGGPGCGLSRDSAQYFNPQRYRIILFSQRGCGGSTPLELDNNTPKHLVSDIVSLLDHLEIKQSVLAGGSWGATLSLLFAHLYPERVRGLILWASFLATDDDLRWLYSTQGAGAQFYPESYSAFSQGLSCEHDILAYYRDALFSQDELLQHKAAQHWHDWDRQVTMAASLSRYHLEQPSCITQQAKLMCHYFSPEIFSQLKGLDIAPDALRGIPSWFIHGRHDLVCRFAPVQRLAEELNAQLYILDGLGHSGANDAYFEAIRRAADLLACKLHT; encoded by the coding sequence ATGATGGCACAAGGTTATCGAGTTGGAGAAGTATCCCGTCAATTTCATTTTGCCGTAGGTGATGGTCATCAAATCTATGTAGAAGAATATGGAAAAGCCGATGGTTTACCCGTCATCGTTAATCATGGCGGTCCAGGATGTGGGCTCAGTCGTGATTCAGCACAGTACTTTAACCCACAACGTTATCGTATAATTTTGTTCAGTCAAAGGGGCTGTGGCGGCTCCACACCACTGGAGCTTGATAACAACACACCAAAACATCTGGTCAGTGATATCGTGAGCTTATTAGATCATTTAGAAATTAAACAATCTGTTTTAGCTGGCGGCTCGTGGGGGGCTACTTTAAGTTTGTTGTTTGCTCATCTATATCCTGAACGAGTTAGAGGGTTAATTTTGTGGGCAAGCTTTTTAGCAACAGACGATGATTTGAGGTGGCTTTATTCAACACAAGGAGCGGGAGCACAGTTTTATCCGGAAAGTTACAGCGCATTTAGTCAAGGGCTCAGCTGTGAACACGACATTTTAGCTTATTATAGAGACGCTTTGTTTAGCCAAGACGAGTTGTTACAGCATAAGGCTGCACAGCATTGGCATGACTGGGATAGACAGGTCACAATGGCTGCATCGCTCAGTCGCTATCACTTAGAGCAACCAAGTTGTATTACCCAACAAGCAAAACTGATGTGTCATTACTTTAGCCCTGAAATATTTTCACAGCTCAAAGGTTTAGATATAGCGCCAGATGCTCTAAGAGGCATACCTAGTTGGTTTATTCATGGACGTCATGACCTTGTTTGCCGATTTGCGCCGGTGCAAAGGCTCGCTGAAGAACTAAACGCACAGTTATATATATTGGATGGCTTGGGGCACAGCGGTGCTAATGACGCTTACTTTGAAGCGATACGACGGGCAGCGGATTTACTCGCCTGTAAATTACACACTTAA
- the rpsE gene encoding 30S ribosomal protein S5, giving the protein MANVEAKQQQPDLAEKLIAVNRVSKVVKGGRIFSFTALTVVGDGAGKVGFGYGKAREVPAAIQKAMEKARRNMINVELNGNTLQHPIKGRHAGSKVYMQPASEGTGIIAGGAMRAVLEVTGVQNVLSKAYGSTNPINIVRATISALENMNSPEGIAAKRGLTVEQIQG; this is encoded by the coding sequence ATGGCTAACGTAGAAGCAAAGCAACAACAGCCTGATTTGGCTGAAAAGCTAATCGCGGTGAACCGTGTGTCTAAAGTGGTTAAAGGTGGTCGCATCTTTAGCTTCACTGCACTAACAGTAGTTGGTGATGGCGCAGGTAAAGTAGGTTTTGGTTATGGTAAAGCTCGTGAAGTTCCAGCTGCTATTCAAAAAGCAATGGAAAAAGCGCGTCGCAACATGATCAACGTTGAACTAAACGGTAACACGTTACAGCACCCTATCAAGGGTCGTCACGCGGGTTCTAAAGTATACATGCAGCCAGCATCTGAAGGTACTGGTATCATCGCCGGTGGTGCAATGCGTGCAGTACTAGAAGTAACGGGTGTACAAAACGTACTATCTAAAGCATACGGTTCAACAAACCCAATCAACATCGTTCGTGCAACAATTTCTGCTCTAGAGAACATGAATTCTCCTGAGGGTATTGCTGCTAAACGTGGTTTAACTGTTGAACAGATTCAGGGGTAA
- a CDS encoding DNA-directed RNA polymerase subunit alpha, whose translation MQGSVTEFLKPRLVDIDAINPTRSKVVLEPLERGFGHTLGNALRRILLSSMPGCAVTEVEIDGVLHEYSAKEGVQEDIIEILLNLKGLAVSLEGKDEVFLTLTKSGVGPVTAADIQHDGDVTIANPDHVICHLTADNSEISMRIRVERGRGYVPASSRLSSDDDERPIGRLLLDASFSPVERIAYSVESARVEQRTDLDKLIIDMETNGTLDPEEAIRRASTILAEQLEAFVDLRDVSEPEEKEEKPEFDPILLRPVDDLELTVRSANCLKAEQIQYIGDLVQRTEVELLKTPNLGKKSLTEIKDVLASRGLSLGMRLENWPPASLAE comes from the coding sequence ATGCAGGGTTCTGTAACCGAATTCCTAAAGCCAAGGTTAGTCGATATCGACGCTATCAACCCAACTCGTTCTAAAGTAGTTTTAGAGCCATTAGAGCGTGGTTTTGGCCACACTTTGGGTAACGCTTTACGCCGTATACTGTTGTCATCTATGCCAGGTTGCGCAGTAACTGAAGTTGAAATCGACGGTGTATTGCATGAGTACAGCGCGAAAGAAGGCGTTCAAGAAGACATCATTGAAATTTTGTTGAATCTGAAAGGTTTAGCGGTATCTCTAGAAGGTAAAGATGAAGTTTTTCTTACCCTGACTAAGTCTGGTGTAGGCCCTGTGACTGCGGCAGATATCCAGCACGATGGAGATGTAACAATCGCCAACCCAGATCACGTTATTTGTCACTTAACTGCTGACAATAGCGAAATCAGCATGAGAATTCGTGTTGAGCGTGGTCGTGGTTATGTGCCTGCGTCTAGCCGTTTATCCTCTGATGACGATGAGCGTCCAATTGGTCGTTTGCTGCTTGATGCATCATTCAGTCCAGTTGAGCGTATTGCGTACTCGGTTGAGTCAGCCCGTGTTGAACAACGTACAGACTTAGACAAGTTAATCATTGATATGGAAACGAACGGTACTTTAGATCCTGAAGAAGCGATCCGCCGTGCGTCTACTATCTTAGCTGAGCAGCTAGAAGCATTCGTAGATTTACGTGACGTTTCTGAGCCAGAAGAGAAAGAAGAGAAGCCAGAATTCGATCCTATTCTGCTTCGCCCAGTTGATGATCTTGAGCTAACAGTACGTTCAGCAAACTGTCTGAAAGCCGAGCAAATTCAATATATCGGTGACTTAGTACAGCGTACTGAAGTTGAGCTTCTGAAAACGCCAAATCTTGGTAAGAAGTCTCTGACTGAGATCAAAGATGTACTGGCTTCACGTGGTCTTTCTTTAGGCATGCGCCTAGAAAACTGGCCACCGGCAAGCTTAGCTGAATAA
- the rpsN gene encoding 30S ribosomal protein S14: MAKNSMKAREAKRTKLVAQYAEKRAALKAIISDVNASEDDRWDAVLKLQSLPRDSSPARQRNRCNITGRPHGFLRKFGMSRIKVREAAMRGEIPGLKKASW, translated from the coding sequence ATGGCAAAGAATTCTATGAAAGCGCGCGAAGCAAAGCGCACTAAATTAGTTGCTCAGTACGCTGAAAAGCGCGCGGCACTAAAAGCTATCATCAGCGATGTTAACGCATCAGAAGATGATCGTTGGGATGCGGTATTAAAGCTTCAAAGCTTACCGCGTGATTCAAGCCCTGCACGTCAACGTAATCGTTGTAACATCACGGGCCGCCCACATGGTTTCCTTCGCAAATTCGGCATGAGCCGTATCAAAGTTCGCGAAGCAGCTATGCGCGGTGAAATTCCTGGCCTTAAAAAGGCTTCTTGGTAA
- a CDS encoding DUF2959 domain-containing protein has translation MKHFTLVTTFVCMLSGCQTAYYSAMEKVGIHKREILVDRVEATKESQQESQQEFQSALERLSTLINFDGGELQSAYEQLNDDYEASLASAEEVSVNINKVEDVAQALFDEWQDELTQYSSDKLKRESEKKLKQTQRQFDRLLRSMRSSESKMQPVLASLKDNVLYLKHNLNAQAIAAIRGEFKNLQTDIKTLIDDMNRSIADSNKFIEQMNSNK, from the coding sequence ATGAAACACTTTACACTTGTGACAACATTCGTCTGCATGCTCTCTGGTTGTCAAACAGCATACTACTCAGCTATGGAGAAAGTAGGCATACACAAACGCGAAATACTAGTTGATAGAGTTGAAGCGACAAAAGAATCACAGCAAGAGTCGCAACAAGAGTTTCAATCAGCCCTTGAAAGGCTCAGTACACTCATCAATTTTGATGGAGGCGAGTTACAATCAGCCTATGAGCAATTAAATGATGACTATGAAGCAAGCTTAGCATCGGCAGAAGAAGTCAGTGTAAATATTAATAAAGTTGAAGATGTTGCACAGGCCCTTTTTGATGAGTGGCAAGACGAATTGACACAATATTCTAGTGATAAACTCAAGCGTGAAAGTGAAAAGAAGTTAAAACAAACACAGCGTCAGTTTGACAGATTGCTAAGGTCAATGCGCAGCAGTGAAAGCAAGATGCAGCCGGTGCTCGCGTCATTAAAAGACAATGTTTTGTATCTAAAACATAACCTAAATGCCCAAGCTATCGCAGCGATCAGAGGCGAATTCAAAAACCTACAAACAGATATTAAAACACTCATTGATGATATGAACCGCTCCATTGCAGATTCTAATAAGTTTATTGAACAAATGAACAGTAATAAATAA
- the rpsD gene encoding 30S ribosomal protein S4, with product MARYLGPKLKLSRREGTDLFLKSGVRAIDSKCKLETAPGQHGARKGRLSDYGLQLREKQKVRRIYGVLEKQFRNYYKEAARLKGNTGENLLQLLEQRLDNVVYRMGFASTRAEARQLVSHKAVMVNGRVVNIPSFVVTPEDVVVIREKSKKQARIIAALELAEQREKPTWIEVDGKKMEGSFKRLPERSDLSADINEQLIVELYSK from the coding sequence ATGGCAAGATATTTGGGCCCTAAGCTCAAGCTGAGTCGTCGTGAAGGTACTGACCTGTTCCTTAAGAGCGGCGTAAGAGCTATCGACTCAAAGTGTAAACTTGAGACTGCACCTGGTCAGCACGGCGCTCGTAAAGGTCGTCTATCTGATTACGGTTTACAATTACGTGAAAAGCAAAAAGTACGTCGTATCTACGGTGTATTAGAAAAGCAATTCCGTAACTATTACAAAGAAGCTGCTCGCCTTAAAGGTAACACAGGTGAAAACCTACTACAGCTTCTAGAGCAACGTTTAGACAATGTTGTATATCGCATGGGTTTTGCAAGCACACGTGCTGAAGCACGTCAGCTAGTTAGCCACAAAGCGGTTATGGTTAATGGTCGTGTTGTTAATATCCCTTCTTTCGTAGTTACTCCTGAAGATGTAGTAGTAATTCGCGAGAAGTCTAAAAAGCAAGCGCGTATCATCGCTGCTCTAGAGTTGGCTGAGCAACGTGAAAAGCCAACTTGGATTGAAGTTGACGGTAAGAAAATGGAAGGTAGCTTCAAGCGCCTACCAGAGCGTTCTGATCTGTCTGCGGACATTAACGAACAACTAATCGTCGAACTTTACTCGAAGTAA
- the rpmJ gene encoding 50S ribosomal protein L36, whose amino-acid sequence MKVRASVKKICRNCKVIKRAGVVRVICSEPKHKQRQG is encoded by the coding sequence ATGAAAGTACGTGCTTCCGTTAAGAAAATTTGCCGTAACTGTAAAGTTATCAAGCGTGCTGGTGTAGTACGAGTGATTTGCAGTGAGCCTAAGCACAAGCAAAGGCAAGGCTAA
- the secY gene encoding preprotein translocase subunit SecY has protein sequence MAKPGQDMQSAQSGLAELKRRLLFVLGAIIIYRLGSFVPIPGIDAAVLAEFFEQQKGTIVEMFNMFSGGALERASVLALGIMPYISASIIMQLLTHIHPAMIELKKEGEQGRKKISQYTRYGTLVLATFQSIGIATGLPNMMNGLVVNPGFGFYFTAVVSLVTGTMFLMWLGEQITERGIGNGISVLIFVGIVANLPSAIGSTAEMARQGDLNVLVLLLIAVIVFAVTYLVVFFERGQRRIVVNYAKRQQGRQVFAAQSTHLPLKVNMAGVIPPIFASSIILFPGTIASWFGQGEGPVADVLQAISAVLTPGQPLYAMVLAAAIIFFCFFYTALVFNPRETADNLKKSGAFIPGIRPGEQTSKYIDKVMTRLTLAGALYITFICLVPEFMTMAWQTPFYFGGTSILIIVVVIMDFMAQVQTHMMSHQYDSVLKKANLKGYGR, from the coding sequence ATGGCTAAACCAGGTCAAGATATGCAAAGTGCACAAAGTGGGCTTGCGGAACTGAAGCGTCGATTACTATTCGTTTTAGGCGCTATCATTATTTACCGTCTAGGTTCATTCGTGCCGATCCCTGGGATTGATGCCGCTGTACTTGCCGAATTCTTCGAGCAACAAAAGGGCACCATTGTTGAAATGTTTAACATGTTCAGCGGTGGTGCGCTTGAGCGTGCTTCGGTACTGGCACTCGGTATTATGCCGTATATCTCAGCTTCAATTATTATGCAGCTATTAACGCATATACATCCTGCGATGATAGAGCTTAAGAAAGAAGGTGAGCAAGGGCGTAAGAAAATCAGTCAGTACACGCGTTACGGTACGCTCGTGCTTGCTACATTCCAGTCAATTGGTATTGCTACAGGCTTACCAAACATGATGAACGGGTTAGTTGTTAATCCAGGTTTCGGTTTCTATTTCACCGCTGTGGTGAGCTTAGTAACCGGTACTATGTTCTTAATGTGGCTGGGCGAACAAATTACAGAGCGAGGTATTGGTAACGGTATCTCAGTACTGATTTTTGTTGGTATTGTAGCTAACCTGCCGTCTGCAATTGGTTCGACAGCTGAAATGGCGCGCCAAGGTGATCTGAATGTTCTTGTACTGTTATTGATTGCGGTAATCGTATTCGCAGTTACTTATCTTGTTGTTTTCTTTGAGCGTGGACAGCGTCGAATCGTTGTAAATTACGCCAAACGCCAGCAAGGTCGTCAAGTATTTGCGGCTCAAAGCACGCATTTACCACTAAAAGTAAACATGGCGGGTGTTATTCCACCAATCTTTGCTAGCAGTATAATTTTGTTCCCTGGTACAATTGCAAGCTGGTTCGGCCAAGGTGAAGGTCCGGTCGCTGATGTGCTACAAGCTATCTCTGCAGTGTTGACTCCTGGTCAGCCTCTGTATGCGATGGTCCTAGCTGCGGCTATTATCTTCTTCTGCTTCTTCTACACTGCGTTGGTATTTAACCCGCGTGAGACAGCAGATAACCTGAAAAAATCTGGCGCTTTTATTCCAGGCATTCGTCCAGGTGAGCAGACATCTAAATACATTGATAAAGTGATGACACGCCTGACATTGGCAGGTGCTTTGTATATAACCTTTATCTGTCTGGTGCCCGAGTTTATGACTATGGCGTGGCAAACGCCATTCTACTTCGGCGGTACATCAATTTTGATTATCGTTGTAGTTATCATGGACTTTATGGCACAAGTACAGACTCATATGATGTCACATCAGTATGATTCTGTGCTGAAAAAAGCAAACCTTAAAGGCTACGGTCGATAA
- the rpmD gene encoding 50S ribosomal protein L30 has protein sequence MANKTVKVTQVKSSIGRLPKHKATLRGLGLRRINHTVELEDTACVRGMINQVSYMVKVEG, from the coding sequence ATGGCTAATAAAACTGTAAAAGTTACTCAAGTAAAGAGCTCTATCGGTCGTTTACCGAAGCATAAAGCAACTTTACGTGGCCTTGGTTTACGTCGTATCAATCACACTGTTGAGTTAGAAGACACAGCATGTGTACGTGGTATGATCAACCAAGTTTCTTACATGGTTAAGGTTGAGGGGTAA
- the rpsK gene encoding 30S ribosomal protein S11, with translation MAKAPIRRKKVKKQVVDGMAHVHASFNNTIVTITDRQGNALSWATAGGSGFRGSRKSTPFAAQVAAERAGTAAQEYGLKNLEVFIKGPGPGRESAVRALNAAGYRITNITDVTPIPHNGCRPPKKRRV, from the coding sequence ATGGCTAAAGCACCAATTCGTCGTAAAAAGGTCAAAAAGCAAGTTGTTGATGGTATGGCGCACGTTCATGCATCATTCAACAACACAATCGTAACCATTACTGACCGTCAAGGTAATGCTCTTTCTTGGGCGACTGCAGGTGGTTCTGGTTTCCGTGGTTCACGTAAGTCTACTCCGTTCGCTGCACAGGTTGCTGCTGAGCGTGCAGGTACTGCTGCACAAGAGTACGGTCTTAAGAACCTAGAAGTATTCATTAAAGGTCCAGGTCCAGGCCGTGAGTCTGCTGTACGTGCATTGAATGCTGCGGGTTACCGTATCACAAACATCACTGACGTGACGCCAATCCCTCATAATGGTTGTCGTCCACCGAAGAAACGTCGCGTTTAA
- a CDS encoding virulence factor BrkB family protein: MNFQFEVWPDKIKQIIVMQPRWWRCYFSRCIEDQITINAGYLAYVTLLSLVPLIAVGVAIFSAFPGFEDTRLAIENFIFNNFVPTSTDSIKSHISAFTGNANQMTAVGIGFLASIALLLIRNVDAALNRIWRVEKKRPLMISFAIYWMVLTLGPVLLGASIGVTSYIVSLVSFADQGIPGFSGFLLKLLPYAISMAGFIMLYTLVPNTRVSFRAAVPGALFAAMLFELSKKGFAAYISHFPSYEVIYGALATVPILFVWVYLSWVVVLLGAEFTVCLSEHDSWFNELDEQSEEQNISS; encoded by the coding sequence ATGAATTTTCAGTTTGAAGTTTGGCCAGACAAAATTAAACAAATAATAGTGATGCAACCTAGATGGTGGCGATGTTATTTCTCTCGCTGTATTGAAGATCAGATCACTATTAATGCGGGTTATCTAGCATATGTAACATTGTTATCTCTTGTGCCTTTAATAGCTGTCGGTGTGGCTATATTTTCAGCGTTTCCTGGTTTTGAAGATACGCGACTGGCGATAGAGAACTTTATTTTTAATAACTTTGTACCAACATCTACAGACAGCATTAAATCACATATAAGCGCATTCACAGGTAACGCTAATCAAATGACAGCTGTGGGAATTGGTTTTCTTGCGAGCATTGCTTTGCTGCTGATACGCAATGTTGATGCTGCCCTTAATCGCATTTGGCGAGTCGAAAAAAAGCGACCATTAATGATCTCGTTTGCAATCTATTGGATGGTACTTACATTAGGCCCTGTTCTGTTAGGAGCGAGTATTGGTGTAACCTCGTATATTGTTTCATTAGTATCGTTCGCTGATCAAGGGATCCCCGGCTTCAGTGGCTTTTTGTTGAAACTGTTGCCTTACGCAATTTCTATGGCTGGCTTTATTATGCTCTATACTTTAGTGCCTAACACTCGAGTATCGTTTCGTGCCGCGGTGCCAGGTGCATTATTTGCTGCAATGCTATTTGAATTGTCAAAAAAAGGCTTCGCTGCTTATATCAGTCACTTTCCATCTTACGAAGTGATTTACGGGGCGTTAGCAACCGTGCCGATTTTGTTTGTCTGGGTCTACTTATCATGGGTAGTTGTACTCTTAGGGGCAGAGTTTACTGTGTGCTTGAGTGAACACGATTCTTGGTTCAATGAGCTAGATGAACAAAGTGAGGAGCAAAATATTTCCAGTTAA
- the rplQ gene encoding 50S ribosomal protein L17: protein MRHRKSGRQLNRNSSHRKAMFSNMAGSLVKHEIIKTTLPKAKELRRVIEPLITLAKTDSVANRRLAFARTRDKEVVGKLFSELGPRFEGRPGGYTRILKCGFRAGDNAPMAYVELLDRPVAEETQEDAQSAE, encoded by the coding sequence ATGCGCCATCGTAAGAGTGGTCGTCAATTAAACCGTAACAGCAGCCATCGCAAAGCGATGTTCAGCAATATGGCTGGTTCTTTGGTGAAGCACGAAATCATCAAAACAACTTTGCCTAAAGCGAAAGAGTTGCGCCGTGTAATTGAACCTTTAATCACACTGGCTAAGACTGATAGCGTTGCAAACCGTCGTTTAGCGTTTGCTCGCACGCGTGATAAAGAAGTAGTTGGTAAATTATTCAGCGAATTAGGTCCTCGTTTCGAAGGCCGTCCAGGTGGTTACACTCGTATTCTTAAGTGTGGCTTCCGTGCTGGTGATAATGCACCAATGGCTTACGTTGAGCTTCTAGACCGCCCTGTTGCGGAAGAGACTCAAGAAGACGCGCAGTCTGCAGAGTAA
- the rplF gene encoding 50S ribosomal protein L6: MSRIAKAPITVPAGVEVTIKGQDITVKGKNGELSRTINDAVEVTLAENVITTTPRDVANAWAQAGTARALINNMIVGTNEGYEKKLQLVGVGYRAAVKGKVLDLTLGFSHPVNFDIPEGITIEAPSQTELVVKGADKQLVGQTAANIRAYREPEPYKGKGVRYADEHVRRKEAKKK, translated from the coding sequence ATGTCTCGTATAGCGAAGGCTCCAATTACAGTTCCTGCCGGTGTAGAAGTTACAATTAAAGGCCAGGACATCACAGTTAAAGGCAAAAATGGTGAGTTGTCTCGTACTATCAACGACGCTGTTGAAGTAACTCTAGCTGAAAACGTGATCACAACGACACCTCGTGACGTTGCGAACGCGTGGGCACAAGCAGGTACTGCTCGTGCACTTATCAACAACATGATTGTTGGTACAAATGAAGGCTACGAGAAAAAACTTCAGCTAGTTGGTGTTGGTTACCGTGCGGCTGTTAAGGGTAAAGTTTTAGACTTAACTCTTGGCTTCTCTCACCCAGTGAACTTTGATATCCCTGAGGGCATCACTATCGAAGCTCCAAGCCAAACTGAACTTGTAGTTAAGGGCGCTGACAAACAATTAGTTGGTCAAACTGCTGCTAACATCCGCGCATACCGTGAGCCAGAGCCTTATAAAGGTAAAGGTGTACGTTACGCAGATGAGCACGTGCGTCGTAAAGAAGCTAAGAAGAAGTAA
- the rplO gene encoding 50S ribosomal protein L15, whose amino-acid sequence MHLNTLSPAAGAKTEKKRLGRGIGSGLGKTGGRGHKGQKSRSGGKVRVGFEGGQMPMQRRLPKFGFTSRKSLVSTEVNLYEIAKVEGDVVDLNALQAAGLVKKNVLFVKVVKSGEVSRAVTVKGIKVSKGAREAIEAAGGKVED is encoded by the coding sequence ATGCATTTGAATACACTTTCACCTGCTGCTGGTGCAAAAACTGAAAAGAAACGTCTAGGTCGTGGTATTGGTTCTGGTCTTGGTAAGACTGGTGGCCGTGGTCATAAAGGCCAAAAATCACGTTCTGGCGGTAAAGTACGCGTTGGTTTCGAAGGCGGTCAAATGCCTATGCAACGTCGTCTACCTAAGTTTGGTTTCACTTCACGTAAATCTCTAGTATCTACTGAAGTTAACCTTTACGAAATCGCTAAAGTTGAAGGCGATGTGGTAGACCTAAACGCGTTACAAGCAGCTGGTCTAGTTAAAAAGAACGTTCTGTTCGTTAAAGTTGTTAAATCTGGCGAAGTTTCACGCGCAGTTACCGTTAAGGGCATTAAAGTGTCTAAAGGTGCTCGCGAAGCTATCGAAGCTGCCGGAGGCAAGGTAGAAGACTAA
- the rplR gene encoding 50S ribosomal protein L18 yields the protein MDKKTARLRRAKRTRRNFIEQGTTRLVIHRTPRHIYAQVVNAEGGVLAAASTVEKAISETVSGTSNIAAAQAVGKAVAERAADKGIEKIAFDRSGFKYHGRVKALADAAREAGLQF from the coding sequence ATGGATAAGAAAACAGCTCGTCTACGTCGTGCTAAACGCACCCGTAGAAATTTTATTGAACAAGGCACTACGCGTCTTGTTATCCACCGCACGCCACGTCACATCTATGCTCAGGTTGTTAATGCTGAGGGTGGTGTACTGGCTGCTGCTTCTACTGTTGAAAAAGCAATTAGCGAAACAGTTTCAGGTACAAGCAACATTGCTGCAGCGCAAGCTGTAGGTAAAGCTGTTGCTGAACGTGCAGCTGACAAAGGTATCGAGAAAATCGCCTTTGATCGCAGTGGCTTTAAATATCACGGCCGTGTGAAGGCGCTAGCTGATGCTGCGCGTGAAGCCGGTCTGCAATTCTAG
- the rplE gene encoding 50S ribosomal protein L5: protein MAKLHEVYKDKVVAELQEKFGFSSVMQVPQIEKITLNMGVGEALADKKILENAVADLEAISGQKALITKARKSVAGFKIREGYPIGCKVTLRGERMWDFLERLVSIAMPRIRDFRGVSAKSFDGRGNYSMGVREQIIFPEIDYDKVDRVRGMDITITTSAKTDEEGRALLEAFNFPFKK from the coding sequence ATGGCGAAACTGCATGAAGTATATAAAGACAAAGTAGTCGCTGAACTTCAAGAGAAGTTTGGTTTCAGCTCTGTCATGCAAGTCCCTCAGATCGAAAAGATCACATTAAATATGGGTGTGGGCGAAGCCCTAGCTGACAAGAAAATTCTAGAAAATGCTGTTGCAGATCTAGAAGCAATCTCTGGTCAGAAAGCACTAATCACGAAAGCACGCAAATCAGTTGCTGGCTTCAAAATTCGTGAAGGCTACCCAATTGGCTGTAAAGTAACCCTACGCGGCGAGCGTATGTGGGATTTCCTTGAGCGTTTAGTCTCAATTGCGATGCCACGTATTCGTGACTTCCGCGGTGTTAGCGCTAAGTCTTTTGACGGTCGCGGTAACTACTCTATGGGCGTACGTGAGCAAATCATCTTCCCAGAAATCGATTATGATAAAGTAGACCGTGTTCGCGGTATGGATATCACAATCACTACTTCTGCGAAAACTGATGAGGAAGGCCGTGCGTTGTTAGAAGCATTTAACTTCCCATTCAAGAAATAA
- the rpsH gene encoding 30S ribosomal protein S8, whose protein sequence is MSLQDPIADLFTRIRNGQTAKKVAVSMPTSKLKVAVAKVLKDEGYITDFAVSGDAKPELTIELKYFEGKAVIENIQRVSRPGLRIYKKRDALPKVMGGLGIAIVSTSQGLMTDRAARSAGVGGEIIGFVA, encoded by the coding sequence ATGAGCTTGCAAGATCCTATTGCGGATTTGTTCACACGTATCCGTAACGGTCAGACTGCGAAGAAGGTTGCTGTATCAATGCCAACTTCAAAGCTGAAAGTAGCAGTAGCTAAGGTACTTAAAGACGAAGGTTATATCACAGACTTCGCAGTATCTGGCGACGCAAAACCAGAATTGACTATCGAATTAAAGTACTTCGAAGGCAAAGCTGTTATTGAAAACATCCAGCGTGTTAGCCGCCCTGGTCTACGTATCTATAAGAAACGTGACGCATTACCTAAGGTAATGGGTGGTCTAGGTATCGCTATCGTATCAACTTCTCAAGGCTTGATGACAGACCGCGCAGCACGTAGTGCAGGCGTTGGTGGTGAAATCATTGGCTTTGTAGCTTAA